The Oryza glaberrima chromosome 9, OglaRS2, whole genome shotgun sequence genome includes a window with the following:
- the LOC127784786 gene encoding uncharacterized protein LOC127784786 isoform X6, whose amino-acid sequence MLELLLFALEDLKMVLKSQESDLLIGLGNAEDVVLKLVNEVQAGLIFTEEEVEYRVRNVLASVESSLSNASFLSGNPPEIVVWSASLYDYKNPRELSTSHNQFLKEKLPMNTPLAAPSLPALNIEIETGSLPTLEELKGFLKESRTSENNWVPLKGTSARSILKKTLSQINVKTGVASSGSDGGEDTTAYYAMSGRKIQNSMFASESSTEVRGGTEITLDALAAYLKYLEGTGKASWQELHDKVRLTETKDGASFCTLFGPALQLGVISKRRVYHETIQYERDRNAGFISPFGYSTPTVTAAVDAICSMEWYWLLALKSQVCIEGNYPVRIWRWKGHLIQYTSVGHEGPSVLLVHGFGASLQHFRDNIGAIADQGCQVWAITLLGFGKSEKPNINYSELLWSELLRDFIVDVVKEPVHLVGNSIGGYICSITASLWPSLARSLILLNTAGSVVPSYSFIPLSEEGRTSWLSSLQARLLLLFLRSRAGGILKEYYPTRTERVDKPLVDEIIRASYDPGAATVIESVFNFNLSIPLNFLLDSFSGKILIVQVFSDSLLCEWIKRDWRLASKEDEMQFALRVNFLVVLKAVFVYGPSSKSTLNPTLQELFKSNHTSFCPHRASNV is encoded by the exons ATGCTGGAACTGCTACTTTTTGCTTTGGAAGATCTTAAGATGGTTTTGAAGTCTCAGGAGTCTGATCTTCTCATAGGCTTGGGAAATGCTGAAGATGTTGTTCTCAAGCTTGTAAATGAG GTACAAGCGGGCCTCATTTTCACAGAAGAGGAAGTTGAGTACAGAGTGCGCAATGTTCTGGCCAGTGTTGAATCATCTCTCTCTAATGCATCATTCCTATCGGGAAACCCTCCTGAGATAGTGGTTTGGAGTGCCTCATTGTATGACTACAAG AATCCGAGGGAATTGTCAACATCACACAACCaatttttgaaggaaaaattACCGATGAACACACCTCTTGCTGCCCCGTCTTTACCTGCTTTGAACATAGAGATAGAGACAG GTTCTCTCCCCACACTGGAAGAACTAAAAGGGTTTCTTAAAGAGAGTAGAACGTCAGAGAATAATTGGGTTCCTCTCAAGGGCACATCAGCCAGATCTATTCTTAAAAAGACTCTCAGCCAGATAAATGTCAAAACCGGTGTTGCATCAAGTGGCAgcgatggaggagaggataCCACTGCATATTATGCTATGTCAGGGAGGAAGATCCAAAATTCAATGTTCGCATCAGAAAGCTCAACAGAAGTTAGAGGTGGAACGGAAATCACTTTGGATGCTTTAGCTGCATACCTGAAATACCTAGAAGGAACAGGGAAGGCTAGTTGGCAAGA GTTGCATGATAAAGTACGGTTAACTGAAACTAAAGATGGTGCCTCGTTTTGCACTTTGTTTGGTCCTGCACTTCAGCTTGGAGTTATATCCAAGAGGAGAGTTTACCATGAAACTATTCAGTATGAGAGAGACCGGAATGCTGGATTTATATCACCATTTGGATACTCAACACCTACAGTGACAGCAGCAGTAGATGCTATCTGTTCAATGGAG TGGTATTGGCTCTTGGCCTTGAAATCCCAAGTATGCATTGAAGGAAATTACCCTGTCAGAATCTGGAGATGGAAAGGTCATCTTATACAG TATACCTCTGTTGGTCATGAGGGTCCTTCGGTTCTTCTTGTGCATGGATTTGGAGCTTCCCTACAGCATTTTCGTGATAATATAGGTGCCATTGCTGATCAGGGATGCCAAGTTTGGGCAATTACCCTTCTTGGCTTCGGGAAATCAGAGAAACCAAATATCAACTATTCAGAACTTTTATGGTCGGAATTACTGAGAGACTTCATTGTTGATGTTGTGAAGGAGCCTGTTCATCTTGTTGGTAACTCAATCGGAG GTTATATCTGTTCTATTACTGCCAGCTTATGGCCTTCTCTTGCAAGGTCTCTGATCCTTTTGAATACAGCTGGTTCAGTTGTGCCAAGTTACTCTTTTATTCCATTAAGTGAA GAAGGACGGACTTCATGGCTTTCCAGTTTGCAGGCACGCCTCCTTCTGCTCTTCTTGAGGTCAAGAGCAGGAGGCATTCTTAAGGAATACTATCCTACA AGAACTGAACGGGTTGACAAGCCACTTGTGGATGAGATAATAAGAGCT TCATATGATCCTGGCGCAGCAACCGTTATTGAGAGCGTATTCAATTTCAATCTTTCCATTCCTCTCAATTTTTTATTAGATTCTTTTAGTGGAAAAATCTTAATTGTCCAGGTATTTTCTGACTCCTTGCTGTGCGAATGGATCAAAAGAGACTGGCGCTTAGCCAGCAAAGAAGACGAGATGCAATTCGCACTCCGGGTGAACTTTCTGGTGGTTCTTAAAGCTGTTTTTGTTTATGGACCTAGCTCAAAATCAACCTTGAACCCTACATTACAAGAGTTGTTTAAATCTAATCATACAAGCTTTTGTCCCCATCGTGCAAGTAATGTCTAA
- the LOC127784786 gene encoding uncharacterized protein LOC127784786 isoform X7 — translation MRSLCKVQAGLIFTEEEVEYRVRNVLASVESSLSNASFLSGNPPEIVVWSASLYDYKNPRELSTSHNQFLKEKLPMNTPLAAPSLPALNIEIETGSLPTLEELKGFLKESRTSENNWVPLKGTSARSILKKTLSQINVKTGVASSGSDGGEDTTAYYAMSGRKIQNSMFASESSTEVRGGTEITLDALAAYLKYLEGTGKASWQELHDKVRLTETKDGASFCTLFGPALQLGVISKRRVYHETIQYERDRNAGFISPFGYSTPTVTAAVDAICSMEWYWLLALKSQVCIEGNYPVRIWRWKGHLIQYTSVGHEGPSVLLVHGFGASLQHFRDNIGAIADQGCQVWAITLLGFGKSEKPNINYSELLWSELLRDFIVDVVKEPVHLVGNSIGGYICSITASLWPSLARSLILLNTAGSVVPSYSFIPLSEEGRTSWLSSLQARLLLLFLRSRAGGILKEYYPTRTERVDKPLVDEIIRASYDPGAATVIESVFNFNLSIPLNFLLDSFSGKILIVQVFSDSLLCEWIKRDWRLASKEDEMQFALRVNFLVVLKAVFVYGPSSKSTLNPTLQELFKSNHTSFCPHRASNV, via the exons ATGAGGTCACTATGCAAG GTACAAGCGGGCCTCATTTTCACAGAAGAGGAAGTTGAGTACAGAGTGCGCAATGTTCTGGCCAGTGTTGAATCATCTCTCTCTAATGCATCATTCCTATCGGGAAACCCTCCTGAGATAGTGGTTTGGAGTGCCTCATTGTATGACTACAAG AATCCGAGGGAATTGTCAACATCACACAACCaatttttgaaggaaaaattACCGATGAACACACCTCTTGCTGCCCCGTCTTTACCTGCTTTGAACATAGAGATAGAGACAG GTTCTCTCCCCACACTGGAAGAACTAAAAGGGTTTCTTAAAGAGAGTAGAACGTCAGAGAATAATTGGGTTCCTCTCAAGGGCACATCAGCCAGATCTATTCTTAAAAAGACTCTCAGCCAGATAAATGTCAAAACCGGTGTTGCATCAAGTGGCAgcgatggaggagaggataCCACTGCATATTATGCTATGTCAGGGAGGAAGATCCAAAATTCAATGTTCGCATCAGAAAGCTCAACAGAAGTTAGAGGTGGAACGGAAATCACTTTGGATGCTTTAGCTGCATACCTGAAATACCTAGAAGGAACAGGGAAGGCTAGTTGGCAAGA GTTGCATGATAAAGTACGGTTAACTGAAACTAAAGATGGTGCCTCGTTTTGCACTTTGTTTGGTCCTGCACTTCAGCTTGGAGTTATATCCAAGAGGAGAGTTTACCATGAAACTATTCAGTATGAGAGAGACCGGAATGCTGGATTTATATCACCATTTGGATACTCAACACCTACAGTGACAGCAGCAGTAGATGCTATCTGTTCAATGGAG TGGTATTGGCTCTTGGCCTTGAAATCCCAAGTATGCATTGAAGGAAATTACCCTGTCAGAATCTGGAGATGGAAAGGTCATCTTATACAG TATACCTCTGTTGGTCATGAGGGTCCTTCGGTTCTTCTTGTGCATGGATTTGGAGCTTCCCTACAGCATTTTCGTGATAATATAGGTGCCATTGCTGATCAGGGATGCCAAGTTTGGGCAATTACCCTTCTTGGCTTCGGGAAATCAGAGAAACCAAATATCAACTATTCAGAACTTTTATGGTCGGAATTACTGAGAGACTTCATTGTTGATGTTGTGAAGGAGCCTGTTCATCTTGTTGGTAACTCAATCGGAG GTTATATCTGTTCTATTACTGCCAGCTTATGGCCTTCTCTTGCAAGGTCTCTGATCCTTTTGAATACAGCTGGTTCAGTTGTGCCAAGTTACTCTTTTATTCCATTAAGTGAA GAAGGACGGACTTCATGGCTTTCCAGTTTGCAGGCACGCCTCCTTCTGCTCTTCTTGAGGTCAAGAGCAGGAGGCATTCTTAAGGAATACTATCCTACA AGAACTGAACGGGTTGACAAGCCACTTGTGGATGAGATAATAAGAGCT TCATATGATCCTGGCGCAGCAACCGTTATTGAGAGCGTATTCAATTTCAATCTTTCCATTCCTCTCAATTTTTTATTAGATTCTTTTAGTGGAAAAATCTTAATTGTCCAGGTATTTTCTGACTCCTTGCTGTGCGAATGGATCAAAAGAGACTGGCGCTTAGCCAGCAAAGAAGACGAGATGCAATTCGCACTCCGGGTGAACTTTCTGGTGGTTCTTAAAGCTGTTTTTGTTTATGGACCTAGCTCAAAATCAACCTTGAACCCTACATTACAAGAGTTGTTTAAATCTAATCATACAAGCTTTTGTCCCCATCGTGCAAGTAATGTCTAA